One Malus domestica chromosome 11, GDT2T_hap1 genomic region harbors:
- the LOC103406087 gene encoding cytochrome P450 94C1-like, translating into MNTPLPSFLPYSFPLYPSLSLSLSLSLSLSQNMTTLESLCSTFSLVFFSFTSLFSLFSLLIFIIRLRPWCNCHVCRSFLTSSWLGSFDNLCDWYTHLLRKSPTGTIQVHVLGNIITANPENVEHIIKTNFHNYPKGKLFTTILGDLLGRGIFNVDGDAWRFQRKMASLELGSVSVRSYAHEIVSTEIQSRLIPLFASVAGSEGENGVFDLQDLFRRFSFDNICKFSFGLDPECLQLSLPISDFAVAFDLASKLSAERAMTSSPIVWKIKRFFNLGSERQLKEAVNMVDNLAKTMIEQRREMGTFLTQKDLLSRFMANIDDDQYLRDIVVSFLLAGRDTISSGLTSLFYLLAKHPEVKREIREELDHVMGPTREGLATASFDQMRELHYLHAVLYETMRLYPPVQFDSKFCQEDDVLPDGTFVRRGTRVTYHQYAMGRMESIWGSDCLDFKPDRWMKKGVFSPESPYKYPIFQGGERVCLGKELALMEMKCVAVALVRRFDIQVLDPERRPQFVPGLTATVRGGLPIRIKEREG; encoded by the coding sequence ATGAACACCCCCCTCCCTAGCTTCCTTCCTTATTCATTTCCTCTCtacccctccctctctctctctctctctctctctctctctctctctcaaaatatGACTACTTTGGAGTCCTTGTGCAGCACCTTCTCCCTcgtcttcttctccttcacaTCCCTGTTTTCATTGTTTTCGTTGCTGATATTCATCATTAGGCTTCGGCCGTGGTGCAACTGCCACGTCTGTCGAAGCTTTCTGACCTCGAGCTGGTTAGGAAGCTTCGACAATCTCTGCGACTGGTACACTCACCTTCTCAGAAAGTCGCCCACCGGAACCATCCAGGTACACGTCCTCGGCAACATCATCACCGCCAATCCAGAAAACGTCGAGCACATAATCAAAACCAACTTCCATAACTACCCAAAAGGCAAGCtattcaccaccatcctcggcGATCTTTTGGGCCGCGGAATCTTCAACGTCGACGGTGATGCGTGGCGGTTCCAGCGTAAGATGGCGAGTTTGGAGCTAGGCAGCGTCTCCGTCCGCTCCTACGCGCACGAGATCGTGAGTACTGAAATCCAATCCAGACTAATTCCCCTATTTGCCTCGGTTGCCGGTAGCGAAGGCGAAAACGGCGTCTTTGACTTGCAGGACCTCTTTCGACGGTTTTCTTTCGACAACATCTGCAAATTCTCTTTCGGATTGGACCCAGAATGTCTCCAGCTGTCCCTTCCGATATCCGACTTCGCGGTCGCCTTTGATTTGGCGTCAAAGCTCTCCGCGGAGCGGGCAATGACGTCTTCGCCGATCGTGTGGAAGATAAAGAGATTTTTCAACCTGGGGTCGGAGAGGCAGCTGAAGGAGGCCGTTAACATGGTGGACAACTTGGCGAAGACCATGATCGAACAGCGTCGTGAAATGGGTACTTTTTTGACGCAGAAGGACCTTCTCTCTCGATTCATGGCCAACATTGACGACGATCAGTACCTCAGAGACATTGTTGTGAGCTTTCTGTTGGCGGGCCGTGACACCATCTCTTCCGGGTTGACCAGCTTGTTTTATTTACTGGCGAAGCACCCGGAAGTGAAGCGGGAGATCCGGGAGGAATTGGATCACGTTATGGGTCCGACCAGAGAGGGGCTTGCGACTGCGAGCTTTGATCAAATGCGGGAATTACACTACTTGCATGCGGTGCTTTATGAGACAATGAGGTTGTACCCGCCAGTACAATTCGATTCCAAGTTTTGTCAGGAGGATGATGTATTACCCGATGGTACTTTTGTACGGCGCGGGACTAGAGTTACGTACCATCAGTACGCAATGGGCCGGATGGAGAGCATTTGGGGTTCCGATTGTCTCGATTTCAAGCCCGATAGGTGGATGAAGAAGGGGGTTTTTTCTCCCGAGAGCCCATACAAGTATCCAATTTTTCAGGGCGGGGAGAGGGTTTGTTTGGGGAAGGAATTAGCGCTGATGGAAATGAAATGTGTCGCGGTCGCACTTGTTAGGAGGTTTGATATTCAGGTTCTGGATCCTGAACGGAGACCGCAGTTTGTCCCCGGCCTCACTGCCACCGTGAGGGGCGGCCTGCCGATTCGGATTAAAGAAAGGGAAGGCTGA